A section of the Candidatus Baltobacteraceae bacterium genome encodes:
- a CDS encoding enoyl-CoA hydratase-related protein encodes MADGIAIETKARVAHMRISRPEKKNALTTAMYADMADALEWIGDDDAIRVLVIEGGPDFTAGNDLMDFMQASMKAASFEDLPVLRFLGRLRDCKKPVVAAVRGHAIGIGTTMLLHCDAVVAARDARFRLPFVPLGLVPEAGSSLLLPLMIGRMRANWLLMSGEFFYAEEANAMGLITKLVDDEVVDSTATEIAGQFALLPPAALADTKRLLREPTAEQVAAQMEEEARVFSVRLASEEFREAAMTLLSRSNA; translated from the coding sequence GTGGCCGACGGAATTGCCATCGAAACCAAAGCTCGCGTCGCGCACATGCGCATTTCGCGTCCCGAAAAGAAGAACGCGCTGACCACGGCGATGTACGCCGACATGGCCGACGCACTCGAATGGATTGGCGACGACGATGCGATTCGCGTGCTGGTGATCGAAGGCGGTCCCGACTTTACGGCCGGCAACGACCTGATGGACTTCATGCAGGCGTCGATGAAGGCGGCGTCGTTCGAAGATCTTCCGGTGCTGCGCTTTTTGGGCCGGTTGCGCGACTGCAAGAAACCCGTGGTCGCCGCCGTTCGCGGACACGCAATCGGTATCGGCACGACGATGCTGCTCCACTGCGATGCCGTCGTCGCGGCGCGCGACGCGCGCTTCCGGCTGCCGTTCGTTCCGCTCGGCCTGGTCCCCGAAGCCGGTTCGAGCCTACTGCTGCCGCTGATGATCGGGCGCATGCGCGCCAACTGGCTGCTGATGTCGGGCGAGTTTTTCTACGCCGAGGAAGCAAACGCGATGGGGCTGATTACTAAGCTCGTCGACGACGAAGTCGTCGACAGCACCGCAACCGAAATCGCCGGACAGTTCGCGCTGCTGCCGCCGGCGGCGCTGGCCGACACGAAACGGCTGTTACGCGAGCCGACCGCCGAGCAAGTCGCCGCGCAAATGGAAGAAGAAGCCCGCGTGTTTTCGGTCCGCTTAGCGTCCGAAGAGTTTCGCGAAGCGGCGATGACCTTGCTCTCGCGCTCTAACGCTTAG
- a CDS encoding D-alanine--D-alanine ligase, whose translation MKRKAKVAVAMGGSSAEREVSIQSGSMVLRALQSLGYDAKSVDYDERFIDAMREIKPDVVFNALHGPGGEDGHVQALLEYLSIPYTGSGVEAAALSMDKHLTKKLLAAEGLPTAAWDLFELSGGTLPLLPGSLDLPLVVKPRFEGSALGVVIVRTHEQWTNAMLSASKAYSEVLAEEFIEGREFTCGVLGEEALPVIEIVPNRDEFYTYEAKYQTGGSTHIVPARIDEDLAARMQMLGLSAHRLIGLRDYSRTDFIVSRDNRPYILEINSLPGLTPTSLLPDAAAATGITFEALIDRLIGYALERAETRDAA comes from the coding sequence ATGAAACGCAAAGCTAAAGTCGCAGTCGCCATGGGCGGCAGCAGCGCCGAACGCGAAGTGTCGATACAAAGCGGCTCGATGGTGCTGCGCGCACTGCAGTCGTTGGGTTACGATGCCAAATCGGTCGACTACGATGAGCGTTTCATCGACGCGATGCGCGAGATCAAACCGGATGTGGTTTTTAACGCGCTGCACGGACCGGGCGGCGAAGACGGTCACGTTCAAGCGCTGCTCGAGTACTTGTCGATTCCGTACACCGGCAGCGGCGTCGAGGCGGCGGCGCTTTCGATGGACAAGCATTTGACGAAGAAGCTGCTGGCGGCCGAGGGCCTGCCAACTGCAGCGTGGGATCTGTTCGAGCTCTCGGGCGGCACGTTGCCGCTCTTGCCCGGTTCGCTGGATTTGCCGCTGGTCGTCAAACCGCGCTTCGAGGGTTCGGCGCTCGGCGTCGTCATCGTCCGCACGCACGAACAGTGGACCAACGCCATGCTGAGCGCCTCGAAAGCCTATTCCGAAGTGTTGGCGGAGGAGTTTATCGAGGGTCGCGAGTTTACGTGCGGCGTGCTCGGCGAAGAAGCGCTTCCGGTAATCGAGATCGTTCCGAATCGCGACGAGTTTTATACCTACGAGGCCAAATACCAAACCGGCGGCAGCACCCACATCGTGCCGGCGCGCATCGACGAAGATCTCGCCGCGCGCATGCAAATGCTGGGGCTCTCCGCGCATCGCCTCATCGGTCTGCGCGATTATTCACGTACCGATTTCATCGTGAGCCGCGATAACCGCCCGTATATCTTGGAGATCAACTCGCTGCCGGGACTCACGCCGACCAGTTTGCTTCCCGACGCCGCGGCGGCAACCGGCATTACGTTCGAAGCCTTGATCGACCGTTTGATCGGCTACGCGCTAGAACGCGCCGAAACCCGCGACGCCGCTTAG
- the murB gene encoding UDP-N-acetylmuramate dehydrogenase, with product MSLTTQQALESLLTEADRTALRELLGDRVAFDESLAQFTSWKIGGPADALVLLESEDELAALMRFCFKRKLPWFVLGGGSNVLIGDGGMRGIVVRLGSGFARVTVNEVEGEIVVAAGASALMGTVTARAASAGAVAIGSLSGIPGTVGGSLRMNAGTDREMGEFVRDVWVQSPTKPEPHPVTVEYFYRHSTLARDAVVSRVTLAFAKADPRGVREEMQTRLVRRKRTQPIAMPNAGSCFRNPDGDKAARLIEAAGAKGWREGGAEVSPLHANFINNVDNASAKDVAILLARVRRAVRDRFGVELQLEVHLVGVFVDSNETQS from the coding sequence ATGAGTTTGACGACGCAACAAGCCCTCGAGAGTTTGCTGACCGAGGCCGATCGAACGGCGTTGCGCGAGCTGTTGGGCGATCGCGTGGCCTTCGACGAATCGCTCGCGCAGTTTACGTCGTGGAAGATCGGCGGCCCCGCCGACGCGCTGGTGCTGCTGGAAAGCGAAGACGAACTCGCTGCACTGATGCGTTTTTGCTTCAAACGAAAGCTGCCGTGGTTCGTGCTGGGCGGCGGAAGCAACGTGCTGATCGGCGACGGCGGAATGCGCGGAATCGTCGTTCGGCTGGGTTCGGGTTTCGCGCGCGTAACCGTCAATGAAGTTGAGGGCGAGATTGTCGTGGCGGCGGGCGCGTCGGCGCTGATGGGGACGGTAACCGCGCGCGCGGCGTCGGCCGGCGCGGTCGCGATCGGGTCGCTGTCGGGGATTCCCGGCACGGTAGGCGGCTCGCTGCGCATGAATGCCGGAACCGATCGCGAGATGGGTGAGTTCGTACGCGACGTCTGGGTACAGTCTCCGACGAAGCCCGAACCGCACCCGGTCACCGTCGAGTATTTCTACCGTCACTCGACCTTGGCTCGCGACGCCGTCGTGTCGCGCGTCACCCTGGCCTTTGCCAAGGCCGACCCTCGCGGCGTGCGCGAGGAGATGCAGACGCGGCTGGTGCGGCGCAAACGCACGCAGCCGATCGCGATGCCCAACGCGGGGTCGTGTTTTCGCAACCCCGACGGCGACAAAGCGGCCCGCTTGATCGAGGCGGCCGGCGCCAAGGGATGGCGCGAAGGCGGCGCGGAAGTCTCTCCCCTGCACGCCAACTTCATCAATAACGTCGATAACGCGAGCGCAAAGGACGTCGCAATCTTGCTCGCGAGGGTGCGCAGGGCGGTGCGCGATCGATTCGGCGTCGAGCTGCAGCTGGAAGTTCATCTCGTTGGAGTGTTCGTAGATAGTAATGAAACGCAAAGCTAA
- the murD gene encoding UDP-N-acetylmuramoyl-L-alanine--D-glutamate ligase: MSSFFAFDATETVLVIGLGKSGLASTSVLRDRGVRVYATDEKPAAELQDAIAAVESAGGTFVLPSELQPVFKGLTSAVLSPGVPPTSAVVRAVNAANVPVVSEIEVAYRLCKAPIVAVTGTKGKSTTTALIGHLLRECGRTVYVGGNIGNPLIQEILPATERDWVVAEVSSFQLEAIRSFRPRVAVLLNLAPDHLDRYYSMDEYAEAKYRIFANQSMSDFFIGNLDDPRIAQLHWRHGETRVQAHQMWFTLAANPSDLGAGSATMYVRDGIVTYAPVSGDPRPVAIVGRGDIPLAGEHNVQNAMAAFLAAIAAGCDPGALGAAVASFKPMPHRLQTIGEVGGVTYVDDSKSTNPGSVVAALLAFDRPIVLIAGGRAKGTSFEEMGRAIRARVKALVAIGEAAPEIVEASQAPVTVRATSMEDAVRRARDFAQAGDVVLLSPGCASFDMFRSAEDRGERFIAAVSELREPAGA, translated from the coding sequence ATGAGTAGTTTTTTTGCATTCGACGCTACGGAAACGGTGCTCGTCATCGGGCTCGGCAAGAGCGGTCTCGCCAGCACGTCGGTGTTGCGCGATCGCGGTGTGCGCGTGTACGCAACCGACGAAAAACCCGCTGCCGAGCTGCAAGACGCCATCGCTGCGGTCGAGTCGGCGGGCGGGACGTTCGTCTTGCCGAGCGAGCTGCAGCCGGTGTTCAAAGGTCTCACTTCGGCGGTGCTGTCGCCGGGCGTTCCCCCGACGTCGGCGGTCGTCCGCGCGGTCAACGCCGCGAACGTGCCGGTGGTAAGCGAGATCGAAGTTGCGTACCGCCTGTGCAAGGCGCCGATCGTCGCCGTGACCGGTACCAAGGGAAAGTCGACGACGACCGCGCTGATCGGTCACCTTTTGCGCGAGTGCGGCCGCACCGTGTACGTCGGCGGGAACATCGGCAATCCGCTGATCCAAGAAATTCTGCCGGCGACCGAGCGCGATTGGGTCGTTGCCGAAGTCTCGTCGTTCCAGCTCGAAGCGATTCGATCGTTTCGTCCGCGCGTCGCGGTGTTGCTGAACCTCGCGCCCGATCATTTGGATCGTTACTACTCGATGGACGAGTACGCCGAGGCGAAGTATCGCATCTTCGCCAACCAGTCGATGAGCGATTTCTTCATCGGCAATCTCGACGATCCGCGGATCGCACAGCTCCATTGGCGCCACGGCGAGACGCGGGTGCAGGCGCATCAAATGTGGTTCACGTTAGCCGCTAATCCGTCGGATCTGGGCGCGGGCTCGGCCACGATGTACGTACGCGACGGTATCGTGACGTACGCGCCGGTCTCCGGCGATCCGCGACCCGTCGCGATCGTCGGGCGCGGCGACATTCCATTAGCCGGCGAGCACAACGTGCAAAACGCGATGGCCGCATTTCTCGCGGCGATCGCGGCCGGATGCGACCCGGGCGCGTTGGGCGCGGCGGTGGCTTCGTTTAAACCGATGCCGCACCGGCTGCAGACGATTGGCGAAGTCGGCGGGGTGACCTACGTCGACGACTCCAAGTCGACCAATCCGGGTTCGGTCGTTGCGGCGCTGCTCGCGTTCGATCGTCCGATCGTGCTCATCGCCGGCGGGCGCGCGAAAGGCACGAGCTTTGAAGAGATGGGGCGCGCCATTCGCGCCCGCGTCAAAGCGCTCGTCGCGATAGGCGAAGCGGCGCCGGAAATCGTCGAGGCAAGCCAAGCGCCGGTAACGGTGCGCGCCACGTCGATGGAAGATGCCGTGCGGCGTGCGCGCGATTTCGCGCAAGCCGGCGACGTCGTGCTCCTTTCGCCGGGATGCGCGTCGTTCGATATGTTCCGTTCGGCCGAAGATCGCGGCGAGCGTTTCATCGCGGCGGTCTCCGAACTTCGGGAGCCGGCCGGTGCGTAG
- the ftsW gene encoding putative lipid II flippase FtsW, which produces MRSGAAVARNRRSERAPVQSYVTQPPDAVLFALVAALVGIGLVMVFSASSATAYAEHGDIAYYLKRQLIWLVAGLGAAYFVYRLDLTALKRAAPFLLVGAVVGLVLVFVPHIGLGVNGGRRWIGVSSLSVQPSEFAKLGVIIYLSAMLSVRGERITSLGSGLFPLCVPVVIVALLVLKEPDMGTASLIVFTAFALFFSAGARVAHLAAVALVTVPFAAATVLTSSYRRARIFAFLDPWKDPQNTGFHIVQSLLALGSGGIFGVGLGASRAKFFYLPEQYTDFIFSILGEELGLVGALTVIFLFMAFTYRAIRIALGAPDRFGFFLAIGCASMIAIQAFINIGVVTSSWPVTGVPLPFISFGGSSLVVNLIAVALIANVGRSRRLSARA; this is translated from the coding sequence GTGCGTAGCGGCGCTGCGGTAGCACGGAATCGGCGCAGCGAGCGCGCGCCGGTGCAGTCGTACGTTACGCAGCCGCCCGACGCGGTGCTGTTCGCGCTGGTCGCGGCACTGGTCGGTATCGGTCTGGTCATGGTCTTTTCCGCGTCGAGCGCGACGGCGTACGCCGAACACGGCGATATCGCGTACTATCTCAAGCGCCAGCTGATTTGGCTGGTCGCGGGTTTGGGCGCCGCTTACTTCGTGTATCGCCTCGACCTTACCGCGCTCAAGCGCGCGGCGCCGTTCTTGCTGGTCGGCGCGGTCGTCGGCCTGGTGCTCGTCTTCGTTCCGCACATCGGCTTGGGCGTTAACGGCGGCCGGCGGTGGATCGGCGTGTCGTCGTTGAGCGTCCAGCCGTCGGAGTTTGCGAAACTCGGCGTCATCATTTATCTGTCGGCGATGCTTTCGGTGCGCGGGGAACGCATCACGTCGCTAGGCAGCGGCCTGTTTCCGCTGTGCGTCCCCGTCGTAATCGTCGCGCTGCTCGTGCTCAAAGAGCCCGACATGGGAACCGCGAGCCTAATCGTCTTTACCGCGTTCGCGCTGTTCTTCTCGGCGGGCGCGCGCGTCGCGCATCTCGCCGCCGTGGCATTGGTGACCGTTCCGTTTGCCGCCGCAACGGTGCTCACCAGTTCCTACCGGCGTGCGCGCATCTTTGCGTTCCTCGATCCGTGGAAGGATCCGCAGAACACCGGCTTTCACATCGTGCAGTCGCTGCTGGCGCTCGGAAGCGGCGGGATCTTCGGCGTCGGCTTGGGTGCGTCGCGCGCCAAGTTCTTCTATCTCCCCGAACAATACACCGACTTCATCTTTTCGATTCTCGGCGAAGAGCTCGGCTTGGTCGGCGCGCTCACCGTCATCTTCCTCTTCATGGCCTTTACCTATCGCGCGATTCGTATCGCGCTAGGCGCGCCCGACCGGTTCGGATTCTTCTTGGCGATTGGATGTGCGTCGATGATCGCGATCCAAGCCTTCATCAACATCGGCGTCGTCACGTCGTCGTGGCCCGTTACCGGCGTGCCGCTGCCGTTCATCTCGTTCGGCGGAAGTTCGCTGGTCGTCAATCTGATCGCCGTCGCCCTCATCGCCAACGTCGGCCGATCCCGACGCCTCAGCGCCAGAGCGTGA
- the murG gene encoding undecaprenyldiphospho-muramoylpentapeptide beta-N-acetylglucosaminyltransferase, whose protein sequence is MTVVFAGGGTGGHLYPAIAIADALKARGTASEFVGTAGRLEAKIVPQAGYTLHPIASRPLSRKVNAELPLTAFANAAGTVQSFALLRKLKPAFVIATGGYVCFPLVLAARTLRTLALYRGPIALFEPNARPGLTNRLLAPLVDEVWGAFDAGDARFDGKYVKTGVPVRASLRNLPSREAAVARLGLNPSRKTLLAMGGSQGARAINDALTSLTKSDGLPPGWQLLQVTGEHEYDRVRAELGPSDSIVRPYLNDIADAYAAADLVLARAGASTLGELGALGKPAILVPYPHAAEDHQAANAQQFTAAGAGVTVADRELASGRLRIVLAECAEPARLDAMRAAAARLSAGDPVATIVARVDALLARKN, encoded by the coding sequence GTGACCGTTGTCTTTGCAGGCGGGGGCACGGGTGGCCATCTGTATCCGGCCATCGCGATTGCCGACGCGTTAAAAGCGCGCGGTACGGCATCGGAATTCGTCGGCACGGCCGGTCGGCTCGAAGCCAAGATCGTGCCGCAAGCCGGCTACACGCTGCATCCGATCGCGAGCCGGCCCCTATCCCGAAAAGTCAACGCCGAACTTCCGCTGACCGCATTTGCCAATGCCGCGGGAACCGTGCAGAGTTTCGCACTGCTGCGCAAACTCAAACCCGCGTTCGTGATCGCTACCGGCGGATACGTATGCTTTCCGCTCGTGCTGGCGGCGCGCACGCTGCGAACGCTCGCACTCTACCGCGGACCGATTGCGCTTTTTGAACCCAACGCGCGTCCGGGATTGACGAATCGTCTGCTCGCGCCGCTCGTCGACGAAGTCTGGGGTGCGTTCGACGCCGGCGATGCGCGCTTTGACGGAAAATACGTGAAGACCGGCGTTCCGGTGCGCGCGTCCTTACGCAATCTGCCTTCGCGCGAAGCGGCCGTCGCGCGTCTCGGACTCAATCCAAGCCGCAAGACGCTGCTCGCGATGGGCGGCAGTCAGGGCGCGCGCGCGATCAACGATGCGCTGACCTCGCTGACCAAAAGTGATGGACTTCCACCGGGCTGGCAGCTGCTGCAAGTGACGGGCGAACACGAGTACGACCGCGTACGTGCCGAGCTCGGCCCGTCGGATTCGATCGTTCGACCCTATCTCAACGATATCGCCGACGCGTACGCCGCCGCCGATCTGGTGCTGGCGCGTGCCGGCGCGTCGACGCTCGGCGAGCTGGGGGCCTTGGGGAAACCCGCGATTCTCGTGCCGTATCCGCACGCGGCCGAAGACCATCAAGCGGCAAACGCGCAACAGTTTACGGCGGCGGGGGCGGGCGTAACGGTTGCGGACCGCGAGCTCGCTTCGGGCCGATTGCGCATCGTTTTGGCGGAATGCGCCGAACCGGCGCGCTTAGACGCGATGCGGGCGGCGGCCGCCCGTTTGAGCGCGGGCGATCCGGTTGCGACCATTGTCGCCCGGGTCGACGCCTTGTTGGCGAGAAAGAACTAA
- the hisA gene encoding 1-(5-phosphoribosyl)-5-[(5-phosphoribosylamino)methylideneamino]imidazole-4-carboxamide isomerase, with amino-acid sequence MQVIPAIDLRGGKCVRMEQGNLETSTAYDGDPVDRAKAFVAAGARRLHVVDLDGALGSGENQAAVEAICGAVDVPVQVGGGIRVVKQAEAAFGAGAAEIIIGTILVEDERMARHIIGRFPQKVIAAIDARGQEVATHGWQERSPVNRDALVKRVAMWGVARILFTEIRRDGMGEGYDIDALNEVASAAEVKITANGGARNIDDLKLLKRSVPLTVDACIVGSALYKGTIDLKSAIAAVN; translated from the coding sequence ATGCAGGTGATTCCGGCCATCGACTTGCGCGGCGGTAAATGCGTGCGCATGGAGCAAGGCAATCTCGAAACGTCGACGGCCTACGACGGCGACCCGGTGGATCGTGCGAAGGCGTTCGTCGCCGCCGGCGCGCGCCGGCTGCACGTCGTCGACCTCGACGGCGCGCTCGGCTCGGGCGAGAATCAGGCGGCGGTCGAAGCGATCTGCGGCGCGGTCGACGTGCCGGTGCAGGTCGGCGGCGGCATTCGCGTGGTCAAACAAGCCGAAGCCGCATTTGGCGCGGGCGCCGCGGAAATCATCATCGGAACGATCCTGGTCGAAGACGAACGGATGGCGCGCCACATCATCGGACGCTTTCCGCAGAAGGTTATCGCCGCGATCGACGCGCGTGGCCAAGAAGTGGCAACGCACGGTTGGCAAGAGCGTTCCCCGGTCAACCGCGATGCGCTCGTCAAGCGCGTCGCCATGTGGGGCGTCGCGCGCATTCTGTTCACCGAAATTCGCCGCGACGGCATGGGTGAGGGGTACGATATCGACGCGCTCAACGAAGTAGCCAGCGCCGCCGAAGTGAAGATCACCGCAAACGGCGGCGCCCGCAACATCGACGATCTCAAGCTGCTCAAGCGCTCGGTGCCGTTAACCGTCGACGCGTGCATCGTCGGCAGCGCGCTCTACAAAGGCACGATCGACCTAAAATCGGCGATAGCCGCCGTAAACTAA
- the murC gene encoding UDP-N-acetylmuramate--L-alanine ligase has translation MSVHFVGVGGIGMSAIARILLARGEAVSGSDVKETPLIARLRDEGVAVTIGHDAANVRSAQTVVVSSAIERRNPEYAAAQRLGIPLLHRGEMLAKLIDGRRGIAVCGTHGKTTTTAMVHAVLRLSDVDASLVLGGIDGLLGTNAHDGTSPWFVTEADESDGSFALLDPEIAIVTNIENDHLASDEELPQLVRAFGEFLAKLPDGGLAVVGADNELSASLLEHELRAKTISFGFGPRADVRGANVRFDGVTASFDAIAGDVCLGTVELRVPGEINILNALAAIAVARHLEIPFARIAGALGAFRGVRRRFDILSATDRMILVDDYAHHPTAVRATILAARQYHRGPVYVAFQPHRYTRTAFLAADFADALRGADRVYLAPVYAASEPAMPGVSERSIGEPLARTGSDVRYVAGVAELEDRLLDETPRGALVLMLGAGNITDVASRLAARVALEQGVAR, from the coding sequence GTGAGCGTACACTTTGTCGGCGTTGGAGGCATCGGGATGAGCGCGATCGCGCGCATTCTGCTCGCGCGCGGCGAAGCCGTCTCCGGTTCGGACGTCAAGGAAACGCCGCTGATCGCGCGATTGCGCGACGAAGGCGTCGCCGTGACGATCGGCCACGATGCCGCCAACGTCCGCTCGGCGCAAACGGTCGTGGTGAGCTCGGCGATCGAGCGGCGCAACCCCGAGTACGCCGCCGCGCAGCGTTTGGGCATTCCACTGCTGCACCGCGGCGAGATGCTCGCAAAACTCATCGACGGCCGTCGCGGCATTGCCGTGTGCGGAACGCACGGAAAGACGACGACGACCGCCATGGTGCACGCGGTGCTGCGGCTCTCGGACGTGGACGCGAGTTTGGTCCTCGGCGGCATCGACGGCTTGCTCGGCACCAACGCGCACGACGGAACGTCGCCGTGGTTCGTCACCGAGGCCGACGAGTCGGACGGTTCGTTCGCGCTGCTCGATCCCGAGATCGCGATCGTGACGAACATCGAAAACGATCACCTCGCCAGCGACGAGGAACTGCCGCAGCTCGTGCGCGCGTTCGGCGAGTTTCTTGCCAAGCTTCCCGACGGCGGTCTCGCCGTGGTCGGTGCGGACAACGAGTTGTCGGCATCGCTGCTCGAGCACGAGTTGCGCGCCAAGACGATTTCGTTTGGTTTCGGACCGCGCGCCGACGTCCGCGGCGCGAACGTCCGTTTCGACGGAGTGACGGCGTCATTCGATGCGATCGCCGGTGACGTTTGCCTGGGGACCGTCGAGCTGCGCGTTCCCGGTGAGATCAACATCCTCAACGCGCTCGCCGCAATCGCGGTGGCGCGCCATCTCGAGATTCCGTTTGCGCGGATTGCCGGCGCGCTCGGCGCGTTTCGCGGCGTGCGCCGCCGTTTTGACATTCTGTCCGCCACGGATCGCATGATCCTCGTCGACGATTACGCGCATCATCCGACCGCGGTGCGCGCGACGATTCTGGCCGCGCGGCAGTACCATCGCGGGCCGGTGTACGTGGCGTTTCAGCCGCATCGGTACACGCGAACCGCTTTTCTAGCCGCGGATTTCGCGGACGCATTGCGAGGTGCCGATCGCGTCTATCTCGCGCCGGTCTATGCGGCATCGGAGCCGGCGATGCCGGGTGTGAGCGAGCGCTCGATCGGCGAACCGCTGGCGCGCACCGGTTCCGACGTGCGCTACGTCGCCGGTGTCGCCGAGCTCGAAGATCGTCTATTGGATGAAACGCCGCGCGGGGCGCTCGTGCTCATGCTCGGCGCCGGAAACATCACCGATGTTGCGTCGCGCCTCGCCGCTCGCGTCGCACTAGAGCAGGGCGTGGCGCGATGA
- a CDS encoding DUF5069 domain-containing protein, producing MEALDLTKRPPRSPRERLGDLDLLMMARTFDKVRATLPGGNIGPYQISGFSSSLLNALEMSEADLRAVIAKASDEAEVARWIRGRTDPSKYAEFNEKLSARKIADRIGDEKWAARYPIAKRLPPETPLIDMLVIDDEDMFAKH from the coding sequence ATGGAAGCGCTCGATCTCACGAAACGGCCGCCGCGCAGCCCTCGCGAGCGCCTCGGCGACCTCGACCTTTTGATGATGGCCCGTACGTTCGACAAGGTACGCGCCACCTTGCCGGGCGGGAACATCGGCCCCTATCAAATCTCCGGTTTTAGCTCGAGTTTGCTCAACGCGCTCGAGATGTCCGAAGCCGACCTGCGTGCGGTTATCGCCAAGGCAAGCGACGAAGCCGAAGTCGCGCGCTGGATTCGCGGACGCACCGATCCGTCGAAGTACGCCGAGTTCAACGAAAAACTCTCGGCACGGAAGATCGCCGATCGCATTGGCGACGAAAAGTGGGCCGCGCGATATCCGATCGCCAAACGCCTGCCGCCCGAAACGCCGTTGATCGATATGCTCGTCATCGACGACGAAGACATGTTCGCAAAGCACTAA
- a CDS encoding citrate/2-methylcitrate synthase — MPTVVDRGLEGVVVGSTQLSNVEGTIGRLTYRGYDIDDLAPNATFEEIIHLLLYGHLPNRHELDSLKRELGARRSLPEPLINAMQNVPKTAWPMDVLRTVVSGLALFSPVNAHGEHLSDVHTAIELIAKLPTIVAAWDRIRRGLNPIEPRADLSQAGNFLYMRSGKVPHAIEEDALDTYFVLLADHSYNASTFSARVTASTRADVYASITSALATLQGDLHGGAASAAYHTLTEVKTADRGEQYVRDVLGRGERIMGMGHREYKVRDPRARHLEAMAQKLSQHVGNSKWYDIARSLEDSSRKVLQEKKPDNTIYANVDFYTAPVLADLDIPGDEFTCLFACGRIAGWTGHVLEQLADNRLIRPQATYDGPPPGPYVPIEKRDSNGVRS, encoded by the coding sequence TTGCCAACCGTTGTCGATCGCGGTCTCGAAGGCGTCGTCGTCGGGTCCACGCAGCTTAGTAACGTCGAGGGTACCATCGGTCGCCTGACCTACCGCGGTTACGATATCGACGACCTCGCCCCCAACGCGACGTTCGAAGAGATCATCCACCTTTTACTCTACGGACATTTGCCGAACCGCCACGAACTCGACTCACTCAAGCGCGAGCTCGGCGCGCGCCGGTCGCTGCCCGAACCACTCATCAATGCCATGCAGAACGTGCCAAAGACGGCATGGCCGATGGACGTGCTGCGCACCGTCGTCAGCGGTCTCGCGCTCTTTTCGCCGGTTAACGCGCACGGCGAACATTTGTCCGACGTTCACACCGCGATCGAGCTGATCGCAAAACTGCCGACGATCGTCGCCGCGTGGGACCGTATCCGCCGGGGCCTCAATCCGATCGAGCCGCGCGCCGATCTTTCGCAAGCCGGCAACTTCCTCTATATGCGTTCGGGTAAAGTGCCGCACGCGATCGAAGAGGACGCGCTCGATACGTACTTTGTTTTGCTGGCCGATCACTCGTACAACGCGTCGACCTTCTCGGCGCGGGTGACTGCGTCGACGCGGGCCGACGTCTACGCGTCGATTACGTCGGCGCTGGCGACACTGCAAGGCGATCTGCACGGCGGTGCCGCGAGTGCCGCATACCATACGCTTACCGAAGTCAAGACGGCCGATCGCGGCGAGCAGTACGTTCGCGACGTGCTCGGTCGCGGCGAACGTATCATGGGCATGGGCCATCGCGAGTACAAAGTTCGCGATCCGCGTGCGCGTCATCTCGAAGCGATGGCGCAGAAGCTTTCGCAACACGTCGGGAATAGCAAGTGGTACGACATCGCACGCTCGCTCGAAGATTCGAGCCGGAAGGTGCTGCAAGAAAAGAAGCCCGACAACACCATCTACGCAAACGTCGACTTCTACACCGCTCCGGTCCTTGCGGATCTCGATATCCCCGGCGACGAGTTCACCTGTCTGTTTGCATGCGGACGAATTGCCGGCTGGACGGGCCACGTGCTCGAGCAGTTGGCCGACAATCGATTGATTCGGCCGCAAGCGACGTACGACGGTCCCCCGCCCGGTCCATACGTTCCGATCGAAAAGCGCGACTCCAACGGAGTGAGGAGCTAG